Proteins encoded by one window of Rattus rattus isolate New Zealand chromosome 10, Rrattus_CSIRO_v1, whole genome shotgun sequence:
- the Fcrla gene encoding Fc receptor-like A isoform X1 translates to MKLSCMLIEWALYVCPAVLLATQMSLAASLETLKCEGPVSTEHSSCLAATEEDEGDDDMARSGEADFEFKGYTFSKPFHLIVSYDWLILQGPATSIFEGDALVLHCRAWQDWPLTQVIFYREGSALGPPGSKSEFSIAVAQKSDSGHYHCSGIFRSPGPGSRETASPVAITVQELFAAPVLKALPSSGPQEGGSVTLSCETKLSPQRSASRLLFSFYKDGRSLSSRGISSELRIPKASEEHSGSYWCEVATEDRQISKQSPQLEIRVQALQKPATPETPPPAKTPGPLPLLPTPSDEQPVFSFSDPYLTYRINRLLRQMQDVRILLGHLVMELRNLSAHRKPATTKVADK, encoded by the exons ATGAAGCTGAGCTGTATGCTCATAGAATGGGCTCTTTATGTCTGTCCCGCTGTGCTCCtggcaacccagatgtccctgg CTGCCAGTTTGGAGACTCTGAAGTGTGAAGGACCGGTCAGCACTGAGCACAGCAGCTGCCTTGCTGCTACTGAGGAGGATGAGGGTGATGACGACATGGCCCGCTCCGGTGAAGCTGACTTCGAGTTCAAGGGCTACACATTCAGTAAACCCTTCCACCTCATCGTTTCCTATG ACTGGCTGATCCTCCAAGGTCCAGCTACATCGATATTTGAAGGAGACGCACTGGTTCTGCACTGCCGTGCCTGGCAAGACTGGCCACTGACTCAGGTCATTTTCTACCGAGAGGGCTCAGCTCTGGGTCCTCCTGGATCTAAAAGTGAATTCTCTATCGCCGTGGCGCAAAAGTCAGACAGCGGGCACTACCACTGCAGCGGCATCTTCAGAAGCCCTGGTCCTGGGAGCCGAGAGACTGCATCCCCTGTGGCCATCACTGTCCAAG AGTTGTTCGCAGCCCCAGTTCTCAAAGCCTTACCTTCTAGTGGACCCCAAGAGGGAGGCTCAGTGACCCTGAGCTGTGAGACAAAGCTGTCCCCGCAGAGGTCAGCTTCCCGCCTCCTCTTCTCATTCTACAAGGATGGAAGGTCACTGAGTAGCAGAGGAATCTCTTCAGAACTCCGGATCCCCAAAGCCTCAGAAGAACACTCTGGCTCCTACTGGTGTGAGGTAGCAACTGAGGATAGACAAATTTCGAAGCAGAGCCCACAGCTGGAGATCCGGGTACAGG CTCTTCAGAAACCAGCTACTCCAGAAACCCCTCCTCCTGCAAAAACTCCTGGTCCTCTGCCTTTACTACCCACTCCTTCTGATgagcagccagtattctcctTCTCAGACCCCTACCTTACTTACCGGATAAACCGCCTTCTCAGACAAATGCAAGATGTAAGAATTCTCCTTGGTCATCTGGTCATGGAACTGAGGAACTTGTCTGCCCACCGGAAGCCTGCCACCACAAAGGTTGCTGACAAATGA
- the Fcrla gene encoding Fc receptor-like A isoform X2, whose product MKLSCMLIEWALYVCPAVLLATQMSLAASLETLKCEGPVSTEHSSCLAATEEDEGDDDMARSGEADFEFKGYTFSKPFHLIVSYDWLILQGPATSIFEGDALVLHCRAWQDWPLTQVIFYREGSALGPPGSKSEFSIAVAQKSDSGHYHCSGIFRSPGPGSRETASPVAITVQELFAAPVLKALPSSGPQEGGSVTLSCETKLSPQRSASRLLFSFYKDGRSLSSRGISSELRIPKASEEHSGSYWCEVATEDRQISKQSPQLEIRVQALQKPATPETPPPAKTPGPLPLLPTPSDEQPVFSFSDPYLTYRINRLLRQMQDVRILLGHLVMELRNLSAHRKPATTKS is encoded by the exons ATGAAGCTGAGCTGTATGCTCATAGAATGGGCTCTTTATGTCTGTCCCGCTGTGCTCCtggcaacccagatgtccctgg CTGCCAGTTTGGAGACTCTGAAGTGTGAAGGACCGGTCAGCACTGAGCACAGCAGCTGCCTTGCTGCTACTGAGGAGGATGAGGGTGATGACGACATGGCCCGCTCCGGTGAAGCTGACTTCGAGTTCAAGGGCTACACATTCAGTAAACCCTTCCACCTCATCGTTTCCTATG ACTGGCTGATCCTCCAAGGTCCAGCTACATCGATATTTGAAGGAGACGCACTGGTTCTGCACTGCCGTGCCTGGCAAGACTGGCCACTGACTCAGGTCATTTTCTACCGAGAGGGCTCAGCTCTGGGTCCTCCTGGATCTAAAAGTGAATTCTCTATCGCCGTGGCGCAAAAGTCAGACAGCGGGCACTACCACTGCAGCGGCATCTTCAGAAGCCCTGGTCCTGGGAGCCGAGAGACTGCATCCCCTGTGGCCATCACTGTCCAAG AGTTGTTCGCAGCCCCAGTTCTCAAAGCCTTACCTTCTAGTGGACCCCAAGAGGGAGGCTCAGTGACCCTGAGCTGTGAGACAAAGCTGTCCCCGCAGAGGTCAGCTTCCCGCCTCCTCTTCTCATTCTACAAGGATGGAAGGTCACTGAGTAGCAGAGGAATCTCTTCAGAACTCCGGATCCCCAAAGCCTCAGAAGAACACTCTGGCTCCTACTGGTGTGAGGTAGCAACTGAGGATAGACAAATTTCGAAGCAGAGCCCACAGCTGGAGATCCGGGTACAGG CTCTTCAGAAACCAGCTACTCCAGAAACCCCTCCTCCTGCAAAAACTCCTGGTCCTCTGCCTTTACTACCCACTCCTTCTGATgagcagccagtattctcctTCTCAGACCCCTACCTTACTTACCGGATAAACCGCCTTCTCAGACAAATGCAAGATGTAAGAATTCTCCTTGGTCATCTGGTCATGGAACTGAGGAACTTGTCTGCCCACCGGAAGCCTGCCACCACAAAG agttga